In the genome of Methylotenera mobilis JLW8, the window CGCAATGTCATGAGCGATTTGGAGCAGCTAGGGTTTATTGCCAGCCCACATACCTCCGCTGGTCGTATCCCCACACAAAAAGGCTATCGCTTATTTGTAGACTCTCTGCTCACAGTCAAACCTCTAGAATCACAAATCGTACAGCAGCTGAAAAGCGGCTTGGCTTCGCCTAACCCTAGCGAGCTGATTACCAATGCCGCGGATATGCTGTCGCAGCTCACCCAGTTTGCCGGTTTGGTGATGACCCCCAAACATAAGCGCATTGCATTTAAGCATCTGGAGTTTTTAACGCTTTCAGATAAAAGGATACTGGTTATCATTGTCACCAGTGATGGCAACGTGCAAAACCGCATTATCCTCACGGAAAAGAAATTCAGCGCGAGTGAACTGACACAGGCCGGTAATTATTTTAACGCGCACTTTTCCGGCCATACCTTTGAAGAAGTACAGCAAAAACTGCATGCTGAACTGAAGCAGATGCAAAACGACATGAATCAGCTCATGACCGCTGCGCTGGAGGCCAGCAATAAAAAGGCGGATGAAGATGGCGTGGTGATTGCAGGTGAGCGTAATTTACTACAAGTGGACGACCTCTCTACCAACGTTGCCAGCTTGCGCAAATTATTTGAAATTTTTGAACGGCGCACTAGTCTGATGCAGTTATTAGACAACAGCCAGCATGCTGATGGCATACAAATATTCATCGGTGGAGAAAGTGGTTACTTACCTCTGGACGAATGCAGCATGATTACAGCACCATACGAAGCCGATGGGCAAGTCGTAGGCACACTAGGCGTAATTGGCCCTACGCGCATGGCATATGAACGCGTGATCCCGATTGTAGATATCACCGCAAAGCTACTCTCTAATGCACTTTCATCGACCTAAGTTGCTACCCCCGAAACAACAAGGCATCTATTAACATACAAGTAACATATATAAAGATAGGCAACATGGCATATTTCAACCCCGAACCCAAATACGAACACGGCGACCAACTGAAAGTAGGCATTCTGCTTGCGAATCTCGGCACGCCAGACGCACCTACCGCACAAGCACTGCGCCCTTATTTACGTCAGTTTTTAAGTGACCGTCGTGTCGTGGAGATTCCACGCCTAGTTTGGTGGTTTATTTTGAACGGCATTATTTTAGCCATCCGTCCCAAAAAATCTGCTGAAAAATACGCAAGCGTCTGGACCAGCGAGGGCTCCCCCTTACTGGTCCATGCTAAAAAACAAGCCCTACTGTTACGTGGCTTTTTAGCGCAAAAAATCCAATCCCCGTTTACGGTGGAGTTAGGCATGAGCTACGGCAATCCCTCTATGGAAAGCGCCATACAGAAACTAAAAGCCCAGCACTGTGACCGCATACTGGTATTTCCGCTTTATCCGCAATACGCAGCCAGCAGCACAGCCAGTGCATTAGATGCCGTTTGGCGTGTACTGCTTAAAACCCGCAATATGCCAGCGATTCGCACCATTAAGCACTATCATGACCACCCTGCTTATATTGAGGCGTTGGCGCAAAGCGTACGTGAGCACTGGCGCATCAATGGTAAGCCCAATAAATTAGTCATGAGCTTCCATGGCGTGCCTAAGTTTCATCTACTCAAAGGCGATATGTATCACTGCGAATGCCACAAAACGGCACGTCTACTTGCGGAAGCACTGGGGTTGAATCAAGACCAATACGTCATCGCTTTTCAATCCAGATTCGGCAAACAAGAGTGGCTCAAGCCATATTTGGCCAATATATTAGAATCTTTAGGCAAATCTAAAGTCAATCGTATTGATGTGATTTGTCCTGGATTCTCCAGTGACTGCTTGGAAACGCTGGAAGAAATCGCAATGGAAGGCAAACATATATTCCAAAGCAATGGCGGTGGAGAATACCACTATATCCCAGCCCTTAATGAGAGTGAGGCATGGATACACGCCATGACCGCGATTACACTGGAAAACCTGCACGGCTGGGTCAGCACCGACTGGGATGCAAACCAAGCTAAAAAGGACGCAGAAATGACAAAATTGAGGGCGCAAGGTTTAGCCAACAATTAATAAGCGTTATACTGGACGTTTT includes:
- the hrcA gene encoding heat-inducible transcriptional repressor HrcA, which produces MSSSIDKRAQILLKTLVEHYISDGQPIGSRTLLQHSGLDVSPATIRNVMSDLEQLGFIASPHTSAGRIPTQKGYRLFVDSLLTVKPLESQIVQQLKSGLASPNPSELITNAADMLSQLTQFAGLVMTPKHKRIAFKHLEFLTLSDKRILVIIVTSDGNVQNRIILTEKKFSASELTQAGNYFNAHFSGHTFEEVQQKLHAELKQMQNDMNQLMTAALEASNKKADEDGVVIAGERNLLQVDDLSTNVASLRKLFEIFERRTSLMQLLDNSQHADGIQIFIGGESGYLPLDECSMITAPYEADGQVVGTLGVIGPTRMAYERVIPIVDITAKLLSNALSST
- the hemH gene encoding ferrochelatase, which gives rise to MAYFNPEPKYEHGDQLKVGILLANLGTPDAPTAQALRPYLRQFLSDRRVVEIPRLVWWFILNGIILAIRPKKSAEKYASVWTSEGSPLLVHAKKQALLLRGFLAQKIQSPFTVELGMSYGNPSMESAIQKLKAQHCDRILVFPLYPQYAASSTASALDAVWRVLLKTRNMPAIRTIKHYHDHPAYIEALAQSVREHWRINGKPNKLVMSFHGVPKFHLLKGDMYHCECHKTARLLAEALGLNQDQYVIAFQSRFGKQEWLKPYLANILESLGKSKVNRIDVICPGFSSDCLETLEEIAMEGKHIFQSNGGGEYHYIPALNESEAWIHAMTAITLENLHGWVSTDWDANQAKKDAEMTKLRAQGLANN